Proteins found in one Arachis stenosperma cultivar V10309 chromosome 8, arast.V10309.gnm1.PFL2, whole genome shotgun sequence genomic segment:
- the LOC130946277 gene encoding uncharacterized protein LOC130946277 isoform X1 — protein MGEVSETMTKKKKKGRPSLLDLQKRSLKKQQQQQQQQQQQNQRHAVSRNAKNGTIVDDDDDERKQKKHKLLVGLNPHLQHHSHHATAALSPSNSLPSGDPDDAATRKRRRIDASFHGSDEADGKLPKATDSKHGSQGESGPTTPLPDKKLLLFILDRLQKKDTHGVFSEPVDPEELPDYHDIIRHPMDFGTVRKKLDGGLYTNLDQFESDVLLICSNAMQYNSPDTIYYRQARAMQEIARKDFENLRQDSDDSEPQPKIVQRGRPPGKHNRKSLAMSPAERIAPESSSDATLASVGDIASGSNGYNLRKVLSKFQPADSSTRASHNNFNSGGTSWTSEWENEFPASVLKAVLRYGKKQFAVDETRRDTYNCPVPSRNEPPVLTTVEDEFKQLLAVGLHAKHSYARSLAHFAADLGPVVWKIASQKISSVLPKGHEFGPGWVSEDEVSERQNLPVCDEERTSDPCLPEDHRSNFSSSSGSFLVSNRSCLQGGEMVINRELNYQSELNPLSRASGGMESMVPMRIQQELMAHSDDFGSAGRLCSNVSSQMKMVRLADLTGSSSSVGNAPQMLDTDHINSLPSHTAPTIINQPLKAQVLNKFSQLDSSNLMARESGFEPQSSSQGYAGKASWPGMEVPIRHNSISLGTSNSSSSNMETGSQLHPNLALQL, from the exons ATGGGCGAGGTATCTGAAACGatgacgaagaagaagaagaagggacgcCCATCCCTTTTGGATCTTCAAAAGCGATCCCTCAAGAAGCAACAACAGCAACAGCAACAGCAGCAACAACAGAATCAACGACACGCCGTTTCGAGAAACGCCAAAAACGGCACCATCGTCGACGACGACGATGACGAGCGCAAGCAGAAGAAGCACAAACTCCTCGTCGGACTCAATCCCCACCTCCAACACCACAGCCACCACGCCACCGCCGCATTATCCCCTTCCAATTCTCTCCCCAGCGGCGATCCCGATGACGCCGCCACGCGCAAGAGGCGCAGAATTGACGCTTCCTTCCACGGATCAGACGAAGCC GATGGAAAGCTTCCGAAAGCGACTGACAGTAAACATG GTTCGCAGGGTGAATCCGGTCCCACTACACCTTTGCCAGACAAAAAGCTCTTGCTGTTTATCCTTGATAGGCTTCAAAA AAAGGACACTCATGGGGTATTCTCTGAGCCTGTGGATCCAGAAGAG CTTCCTGATTATCATGATATCATTAGACACCCTATGGATTTTGGAACTGTGAGGAAGAAGTTGGATGGTGGACTTTACACCAACTTGGATCAATTTGAG AGTGATGTGCTTCTGATATGCTCAAATGCAATGCAATATAATTCACCAGATACTATTTACTATCGACAG GCTCGGGCCATGCAAGAAATTGCAAGGAAGGACTTTGAGAATCTCAGACAAGATAGTGATGATAGTGAACCACAACCTAAAATTGTGCAGAGAGGAAGGCCACCAGGCAAGCACAATAGAAAGTCACTGGCCATGTCTCCCGCAGAGCGCATTGCTCCTGAATCTTCATCCGATGCAACCCTTGCTTCTGTTGGGGATATTGCCAGTGGCTCCAATGGTTATAATCTAAGAAAAGTGCTTAGTAAATTTCAGCCTGCGGATTCATCAACTAGGGCCTCCCACAACAATTTTAACAGTGGAGGTACAAGCTGGACATCTGAATGGGAGAATGAATTTCCAG CTTCTGTTCTAAAAGCTGTGTTAAGGTACGGAAAGAAGCAGTTTGCGGTTGATGAGACCAGGCGTGATACTTACAATTGTCCAGTGCCTTCACGCAATGAACCACCAGTATTGACTACAGTTGAAGATGAATTCAAGCAACTACTTGCG GTTGGTTTACATGCAAAGCATAGCTATGCAAGGAGCCTAGCCCATTTTGCTGCAGATCTTGGTCCTGTTGTTTGGAAGATTGCTTCCCAGAAAATCAGCAGTGTTTTACCAAAAGGACACGAGTTTGGTCCTGGATGGGTAAGTGAAGATGAAGTGTCAGAGAGGCAAAATCTCCCAGTTTGTGATGAAGAGAGAACTTCAGACCCTTGTTTACCAGAGGATCATAGAAgtaatttttcttcttcatctggATCATTCCTTGTTTCAAATAGATCATGCTTACAAGGTGGTGAAATGGTAATTAACAGAGAATTGAATTACCAAAGTGAGTTGAATCCACTCAGCAGGGCTAGTGGTGGTATGGAATCCATGGTTCCTATGAGGATTCAGCAGGAACTGATGGCGCACTCTGATGATTTTGGTTCAGCTGGCCGGTTATGTTCAAATGTATCATCTCAAATGAAGATGGTAAGACTTGCTGACTTAACTGGTTCGTCCTCCAGTGTTGGAAATGCTCCCCAGATGTTAGACACGGATCACATAAACAGCCTTCCTAGCCACACGGCACCGACAATTATTAATCAGCCTCTTAAGGCTCAGGTTTTAAACAAGTTTAGTCAATTAGATTCCAGTAATTTGATGGCTCGGGAATCTGGATTCGAGCCACAAAGTTCATCGCAAGGATATGCTGGAAAAGCTTCATGGCCGGGAATGGAAGTTCCCATTCGACACAATTCTATTTCGCTCGGAACATCAAATTCATCTAGTTCCAATATGGAGACCGGTTCTCAGCTGCATCCAAATTTGGCATTGCAGCTCTGA
- the LOC130944775 gene encoding uncharacterized protein LOC130944775 — MASLSLNMVSVPPRTTTISCTRTRVPSLPFSFTTSWFQALDKAPLKDGSSINQLLGIKGAAQDSNKWKIQVQFTKFVTWPPLVWGVVCGAAASGNFHWTIEDVAKSIAGMLMSGPFLTGYTQTINDWYDREIRIPSGVISENEVITQIWVLLLGGLGLAGLLDVWVVKWRCPKQSLSPNPEPGFGCPKKSLAPNADAGFGFPKKTIPPKKSLPPNPDTSFQKMVLYLESIGLDSFSVIENHPKLITASLDDIKSTVEYIMSMDFTTIEFRRIVGMCPDVLTTHVSDIIPVFTFLLREAHVKGSDIKRVIHRRPRLLVCSVNNQLRPTLYYLQSIGIEEVSRHTDLLSCSVQEKLIPRIDYFENIGFSRRDATTMFRRFPPLFCYSIKNNLEPKYNYFVVEMGRDLKELKEFPQYFSFSLENRIKPRHKRCVEMGVCFPLPVLLKMTEMSFQNRLDLCVNSSTPLKKSPLWCNACDIQV; from the exons ATGGCTTCGCTTTCTCTCAACATGGTTTCAGTTCCaccaagaacaacaacaatctCATGCACAAGAACAAGGGTTCCTTCACTTCCTTTCTCATTCACTA CTTCATGGTTTCAGGCACTGGATAAGGCTCCATTGAAAGATGGTTCAAGCATCAATCAGCTTCTTGGTATTAAAGGAGCTGCTCAAGATTCA AATAAATGGAAGATTCAAGTTCAATTTACAAAATTTGTCACTTGGCCTCCGTTGGTTTGGGGTGTAGTTTGTGGTGCCGCTGCTTCTG GAAATTTCCATTGGACTATTGAGGATGTTGCTAAATCAATTGCGGGCATGTTGATGTCTGGCCCGTTTCTAACAGGATATACTCAG ACTATAAATGATTGGTATGACCGAGAAATCCGAATTCCTTCTGGGGTTATATCTGAGAACGAG GTTATCACTCAAATATGGGTGCTGCTACTAGGAGGTCTTGGCTTGGCAGGTCTATTAGACGTATGG GTTGTAAAGTGGCGATGTCCAAAGCAAAGCCTATCTCCCAACCCCGAGCCCGGATTTGGTTGTCCAAAGAAAAGCCTAGCTCCCAATGCTGATGCCGGTTTTGGATTTCCAAAGAAAACCATACCTCCCAAGAAAAGCCTTCCTCCTAACCCTGATACTAGTTTCCAGAAAATGGTCCTTTATTTAGAGTCTATAGGTCTAGACTCTTTCTCAGTTATCGAAAATCATCCGAAGTTGATCACTGCCTCCCTCGATGACATTAAATCTACAGTGGAATACATTATGTCCATGGACTTCACCACGATCGAGTTTCGACGCATAGTTGGCATGTGCCCAGATGTTCTGACCACCCACGTCTCGGACATCATACCCGTCTTTACCTTCCTTCTCCGCGAGGCTCATGTAAAAGGCTCAGATATTAAAAGGGTCATACATCGCCGCCCGAGGTTGCTTGTTTGCAGTGTCAATAACCAACTCCGTCCTACACTTTACTACCTCCAAAGTATTGGCATAGAAGAGGTAAGTAGGCACACTGATTTGCTATCATGTAGTGTCCAAGAAAAGCTTATACCCCGAATAGATTACTTCGAGAATATCGGGTTTTCTCGACGCGATGCAACTACCATGTTCCGAAGATTTCCTCCACTGTTTTGTTACAGTATTAAGAATAATCTGGAGCCGAAATACAATTACTTTGTGGTGGAGATGGGGAGAGATTTGAAGGAGCTGAAGGAGTTTCCACAGTATTTCTCATTTAGCTTAGAGAACAGAATTAAGCCGAGGCATAAACGCTGCGTAGAAATGGGGGTGTGTTTCCCTCTCCCTGTGTTGTTAAAGATGACCGAAATGAGCTTTCAAAATAGGTTAGATCTATGTGTAAATTCCTCAACACCCTTGAAAAAATCTCCTCTCTGGTGTAATGCTTGTGATATTCAAGtatag
- the LOC130945280 gene encoding uncharacterized protein LOC130945280, with translation MKQKQHIEVVFQKHLDQAKRDYRTHLTATIECIRFLLRQGLAFRGDDESHNSNNQGNFLELLDFLAQHNTEIDRVFKNARGNLKLVAPKIQKDIVRVAASETTKVIIDDLGDDLFAVLVDEARDISVKEQMAICLRYVNKEGIVMERFLGLVHVSSTNALSLKVALESLLTKHNLSLARIRGQGYDGATNMQGEFNGLKSLILKEHACAFYVHCFAHQLQLALVVVAKKQVEIALLFNLLASLCNIVGASCKRKDMLRESQMQKTIVALQNGDVSSGRGLHQETTLKRAGDTRWGSHYGTILSLISIFSSVVEVLEVIEEDRNNPEQRAEACQLLNHIQSFEFVFNLHLMKSILGVTDELSQALQRSDQDIINAMTLVKVSKQRLQSIRDDGWSSLLNEVLLFCDSHNILAPNMNDIFVTQGRSRRKIQKVSNLHHFQVELFYQVIDRQLQELNNRFIEADYIIGSRLLVCDHLKPPDSYNQIVEAHLRETGFYYVSQIGVI, from the exons ATGAAGCAAAAACAACATATTGAAGTTGTTTTTCAAAAGCATTTAGACCAAGCTAAAAGAGATTACCGAACTCACTTAACAGCAACAATTGAGTGCATTAGGTTCTTATTGCGACAAGGATTGGCCTTTCGTGGTGATGATGAATCGCACAATTCAAATAATCAAGGTAATTTTTTGGAGCTTCTTGACTTTCTTGCTCAACATAATACAGAGATTGATCGTGTTTTCAAAAATGCTCGTGGAAACCTTAAGCTAGTAGCACCTAAAATTCAAAAAGATATTGTTAGAGTTGCTGCAAGTGAAACTACTAAagttattattgatgatcttgGAGATGATTTATTTGCTGTTTTAGTTGATGAAGCTCGAGACATTTCTGTTAAAGAGCAAATGGCTATTTGTTTGCGGTATGTGAACAAAGAAGGGATTGTAATGGAGCGATTTCTTGGCCTTGTCCATGTTTCTAGCACAAATGCGTTGTCGTTAAAAGTAGCTTTGGAATCTTTATTAACAAAGCATAATTTAAGTTTAGCAAGAATACGTGGACAAGGTTACGATGGAGCTACTAATATGCAGGGAGAATTTAATGGCTTAAAAAGTTTGATCTTGAAAGAACATGCTTGTGCTTTTTATGTTCATTGTTTTGCTCACCAACTTCAATTAGCACTTGTGGTTGTTGCAAAGAAACAGGTTGAAATTGCACTACTTTTTAATTTGCTTGCTAGTTTGTGCAATATTGTTGGAGCTTCTTGTAAACGTAAAGACATGCTTCGTGAAAGTCAAATGCAAAAGACAATTGTTGCATTACAAAATGGAGATGTTTCCAGTGGGCGTGGCTTACATCAAGAAACAACATTGAAAAGGGCAGGTGATACTCGATGGGGCTCACATTATGGTACAATACTTAGCTtgatttctattttttcttccGTGGTAGAAGTTCTTGAAGTTATTGAGGAAGATAGAAATAATCCTGAACAAAGAGCTGAAGCATGCCAATTATTGAATCATATtcaatcttttgaatttgtattCAATTTACATTTGATGAAAAGTATATTAGGAGTTACTGATGAGTTGTCTCAAGCTCTACAAAGAAGTGATCAAGACATTATAAATGCTATGACATTGGTTAAAGTGTCCAAGCAACGATTGCAAAGTATAAGAGACGATGGTTGGTCCTCTTTGCTCAACGAAGTTTTACTATTTTGTGATAGTCACAATATTCTTGCTCCAAATATGAATGATATATTTGTAACACAAGGAAGATCAAGGCGCAAAATCCAAAAGGTCTCAAACTTGCATCATTTTCAAGTTGAATTATTTTATCAAGTGATTGATAGACAACTTCAAGAGCTTAACAATCGTTTTATAGAG GCAGATTATATTATT GGTTCACGCTTGTTGGTATGTGATCATTTGAAGCCGCCCGATTCGTACAACCAAATTGTTGAGGCTCACTTACGGGAGACAGGTTTCTATTATGTTTCTCAAATTGGGGTAATTTAG
- the LOC130946277 gene encoding uncharacterized protein LOC130946277 isoform X2 yields the protein MGEVSETMTKKKKKGRPSLLDLQKRSLKKQQQQQQQQQQQNQRHAVSRNAKNGTIVDDDDDERKQKKHKLLVGLNPHLQHHSHHATAALSPSNSLPSGDPDDAATRKRRRIDASFHGSDEADGKLPKATDSKHGSQGESGPTTPLPDKKLLLFILDRLQKKDTHGVFSEPVDPEELPDYHDIIRHPMDFGTVRKKLDGGLYTNLDQFESDVLLICSNAMQYNSPDTIYYRQARAMQEIARKDFENLRQDSDDSEPQPKIVQRGRPPGKHNRKSLAMSPAERIAPESSSDATLASVGDIASGSNGYNLRKVLSKFQPADSSTRASHNNFNSGGTSWTSEWENEFPASVLKAVLRYGKKQFAVDETRRDTYNCPVPSRNEPPVLTTVEDEFKQLLAVGLHAKHSYARSLAHFAADLGPVVWKIASQKISSVLPKGHEFGPGWVSEDEVSERQNLPVCDEERTSDPCLPEDHRKN from the exons ATGGGCGAGGTATCTGAAACGatgacgaagaagaagaagaagggacgcCCATCCCTTTTGGATCTTCAAAAGCGATCCCTCAAGAAGCAACAACAGCAACAGCAACAGCAGCAACAACAGAATCAACGACACGCCGTTTCGAGAAACGCCAAAAACGGCACCATCGTCGACGACGACGATGACGAGCGCAAGCAGAAGAAGCACAAACTCCTCGTCGGACTCAATCCCCACCTCCAACACCACAGCCACCACGCCACCGCCGCATTATCCCCTTCCAATTCTCTCCCCAGCGGCGATCCCGATGACGCCGCCACGCGCAAGAGGCGCAGAATTGACGCTTCCTTCCACGGATCAGACGAAGCC GATGGAAAGCTTCCGAAAGCGACTGACAGTAAACATG GTTCGCAGGGTGAATCCGGTCCCACTACACCTTTGCCAGACAAAAAGCTCTTGCTGTTTATCCTTGATAGGCTTCAAAA AAAGGACACTCATGGGGTATTCTCTGAGCCTGTGGATCCAGAAGAG CTTCCTGATTATCATGATATCATTAGACACCCTATGGATTTTGGAACTGTGAGGAAGAAGTTGGATGGTGGACTTTACACCAACTTGGATCAATTTGAG AGTGATGTGCTTCTGATATGCTCAAATGCAATGCAATATAATTCACCAGATACTATTTACTATCGACAG GCTCGGGCCATGCAAGAAATTGCAAGGAAGGACTTTGAGAATCTCAGACAAGATAGTGATGATAGTGAACCACAACCTAAAATTGTGCAGAGAGGAAGGCCACCAGGCAAGCACAATAGAAAGTCACTGGCCATGTCTCCCGCAGAGCGCATTGCTCCTGAATCTTCATCCGATGCAACCCTTGCTTCTGTTGGGGATATTGCCAGTGGCTCCAATGGTTATAATCTAAGAAAAGTGCTTAGTAAATTTCAGCCTGCGGATTCATCAACTAGGGCCTCCCACAACAATTTTAACAGTGGAGGTACAAGCTGGACATCTGAATGGGAGAATGAATTTCCAG CTTCTGTTCTAAAAGCTGTGTTAAGGTACGGAAAGAAGCAGTTTGCGGTTGATGAGACCAGGCGTGATACTTACAATTGTCCAGTGCCTTCACGCAATGAACCACCAGTATTGACTACAGTTGAAGATGAATTCAAGCAACTACTTGCG GTTGGTTTACATGCAAAGCATAGCTATGCAAGGAGCCTAGCCCATTTTGCTGCAGATCTTGGTCCTGTTGTTTGGAAGATTGCTTCCCAGAAAATCAGCAGTGTTTTACCAAAAGGACACGAGTTTGGTCCTGGATGGGTAAGTGAAGATGAAGTGTCAGAGAGGCAAAATCTCCCAGTTTGTGATGAAGAGAGAACTTCAGACCCTTGTTTACCAGAGGATCATAGAA AGAATTGA
- the LOC130945279 gene encoding glycosyltransferase family 92 protein Os08g0121900 — protein sequence MRRRSTRATGTFLLCLLFILLFSIFSLHLSRNAISSSSLHLNLNLDNRHHLLHHSNKRALLNNFDNDGLLPHPIAHRVSSINVSSLSFSVSVSDSVLLPDWEILLIVSPNTPLPPLPLDRDDNYHCLFRNNQRSPAKFFAVLPFTNRTTFRCVMPESVRRRRIFSQPNLVASSSYNESPDLSSSPAPELLRWNFFVYESFSTDDDVVLFAKGVNSRQGNDRSPNELRCVFSFGDGIRNTVKTTVTSSVQEVFRCPHPDPLELGLGQGPERITVSLEIIAGNLLVPSVAYYTPRPNKKPNSLHARPKYQICACTMVYNVAKFLREWVMYHSKVGIDNFILYDNGSDDDLKKVINELRGEGYNISVLLWIWPKTQEAGFSHSVLYSKSQGMCKWIMYVDVDEFVFSPSWGNIGKGHEKFPSLKSMVPREKHVGQVSVNCLEFGPSSQKVHPLEGVTQGYTCRRKVEQRHKSMVLVDAVDPSLWNVIHHFMVNDKAGFVSIQLGLDKWVVNHYKYQAWDEFKNKFRRRVSAYVVDWRQNVNLNSKDRTPGLGHEAIEPEDWATKFCEVRDERLKSFTQKWFGSFRPNHTHA from the coding sequence ATGCGGAGAAGATCAACACGCGCCACCGGCACATTTCTTCTCTGCCTCCTCTTCATTCTCCTCTTCTCCATATTCTCCCTTCACCTTTCCCGCAATGCCATCTCTTCCTCCTCCCTCCATCTCAATCTCAACCTCGACAACCGCCACCACCTCCTCCACCACTCCAACAAGCGCGCCCTCCTTAACAACTTCGACAACGATGGCCTCCTCCCTCATCCAATAGCACATCGTGTCTCCTCCATCAACGTCTCCTCCCTTTCCTTCTCCGTCTCCGTCTCCGACTCCGTTCTCCTCCCCGATTGGGAGATCCTTCTCATCGTCTCCCCAAACACACCCTTACCTCCTCTTCCTCTTGATCGCGATGACAACTACCATTGCCTTTTCCGCAACAACCAAAGGTCTCCGGCCAAGTTCTTCGCCGTTTTGCCCTTCACCAACCGCACCACCTTCAGGTGCGTCATGCCGGAATCAGTTCGTCGCCGTCGTATATTCTCTCAGCCGAACTTGGTGGCGTCATCCTCATACAACGAGTCACCGGACTTGTCGTCTTCGCCGGCGCCGGAACTCCTGAGATGGAACTTCTTCGTTTACGAGTCATTCTCCACTGACGACGACGTCGTTTTGTTCGCAAAAGGCGTCAACAGTCGCCAGGGCAACGACCGTTCCCCAAACGAGCTACGTTGCGTCTTCAGTTTCGGAGACGGAATTCGTAACACCGTCAAAACGACCGTCACTAGCTCCGTCCAGGAGGTGTTCCGTTGCCCGCACCCGGATCCATTGGAATTGGGCCTTGGACAAGGACCCGAGAGAATCACCGTTTCACTCGAGATCATTGCCGGAAACCTCCTTGTCCCTTCTGTGGCTTATTACACTCCTAGGCCCAATAAGAAGCCCAATTCTCTTCACGCCCGGCCCAAATATCAGATATGCGCATGCACCATGGTTTACAACGTAGCGAAATTCTTACGAGAGTGGGTGATGTACCATTCCAAGGTTGGCATTGACAATTTTATATTGTACGACAACGGAAGCGATGATGACTTGAAAAAAGTGATCAACGAGCTTCGTGGAGAGGGTTACAACATCTCAGTGTTGCTTTGGATCTGGCCCAAGACTCAAGAAGCTGGGTTTTCTCACAGTGTTCTATACTCCAAGTCCCAAGGAATGTGCAAATGGATCATGTACGTGGACGTTGACGAATTTGTTTTCTCTCCTTCTTGGGGTAATATTGGAAAGGGCCATGAAAAGTTTCCTTCGCTGAAATCGATGGTGCCACGAGAAAAACATGTAGGGCAGGTTTCGGTGAATTGTTTGGAGTTTGGGCCATCGAGTCAGAAGGTACACCCCTTGGAAGGTGTGACGCAAGGGTACACGTGTCGTCGAAAGGTGGAGCAGAGGCACAAGTCTATGGTGTTGGTGGATGCAGTGGATCCCAGCTTGTGGAACGTGATTCATCACTTTATGGTGAACGACAAGGCTGGGTTCGTGTCGATTCAATTAGGGTTGGACAAATGGGTGGTGAACCACTACAAGTACCAAGCGTGGGATGAGTTCAAGAACAAGTTTCGGAGAAGGGTCTCTGCTTATGTTGTAGATTGGAGGCAAAATGTTAATCTAAATTCTAAGGATAGGACTCCTGGGCTGGGCCATGAGGCCATTGAGCCTGAGGACTGGGCCACCAAGTTCTGTGAGGTTAGGGATGAGAGGCTTAAATCATTTACCCAAAAGTGGTTCGGCTCCTTTAGGCCCAACCATACCCACGCATAG